Proteins encoded by one window of Candidatus Cloacimonadota bacterium:
- a CDS encoding PH domain-containing protein — protein MEFKPSGKLITKSWLNLISITLLIVVIAFVLYLFPALDSEIDFAEFIHYLWWITFLLILAMWLISAPIMILWIKNLSYSIEDDRIVIHKGILTKIKQNIPFRMITDFMLERSLYDRWLGIGSIKIQTAGQSQNSSGYEGKLSGLMEWDKMHEELRAKLAQTEKSVEKSVQEPKGSLAEILTELKKISRILEERKK, from the coding sequence ATGGAATTCAAACCATCTGGAAAATTAATCACAAAATCCTGGTTGAATTTGATCAGTATCACTTTGCTGATCGTGGTAATTGCCTTTGTTTTGTATCTTTTCCCAGCTTTGGACAGCGAGATTGATTTTGCTGAATTTATTCATTATTTATGGTGGATCACATTTTTATTGATCCTGGCAATGTGGTTGATTTCAGCTCCGATCATGATCCTGTGGATAAAAAATCTCAGCTATTCAATCGAAGATGATCGGATTGTGATTCATAAAGGAATTCTAACCAAGATCAAGCAGAATATTCCATTCAGGATGATCACCGATTTCATGCTGGAACGTTCACTTTATGATCGCTGGCTGGGAATTGGTTCGATCAAAATTCAAACTGCCGGTCAATCACAAAATTCTTCCGGTTATGAAGGAAAGCTTTCCGGTTTGATGGAATGGGATAAAATGCACGAAGAACTAAGAGCGAAGCTGGCGCAAACTGAAAAATCAGTGGAAAAATCAGTTCAGGAACCAAAAGGATCGCTGGCAGAAATTCTAACGGAATTGAAGAAAATCAGCCGCATTCTGGAGGAAAGGAAGAAATAA
- a CDS encoding aldo/keto reductase gives MQFRKMCGEDISILGFGAMRLPILEKDTKKIDVDQAEKMLDYALEKGVNYIDTAYPYHGGESEKFVGNYLKKRGNRKDIFLATKLPAWHIKEEADFDKYFNEQLEKLQTDYFDFYLLHALNDKSWKNIKKLKVLDWCEKKKKEGKIKYIGFSFHDEFKVFKKIVEAWDKWDFCQIMYNYMDTKFQAGEKGIKLAVKNGIDLIVMEPIRGGQLAKEPPAEIKKLWDKFPTKRSYADGALQWIWHHKEINLVLSGMTEMQHVKENIESAENARAGMFSGKEMELFKKIRRTYLKRSPIRCTSCKYCEPCPQGVGISSILGAYMMYHIYDDPDRPKMIYNYFIKEENRADKCIACGECEPKCPQKVPIIKSLKKAHELLA, from the coding sequence ATGCAATTTCGTAAAATGTGTGGAGAAGACATATCAATCCTGGGTTTCGGTGCGATGCGTCTGCCGATTCTGGAAAAAGACACCAAAAAGATCGATGTGGACCAAGCGGAAAAGATGCTGGATTATGCTTTAGAAAAAGGTGTGAATTACATCGATACTGCCTATCCCTATCATGGTGGAGAAAGTGAAAAATTTGTTGGTAATTATCTGAAAAAACGAGGAAACCGCAAGGATATTTTCCTGGCGACCAAATTACCGGCCTGGCATATCAAGGAAGAAGCAGATTTTGATAAATATTTCAACGAGCAATTGGAAAAGCTGCAAACTGATTATTTCGATTTCTACCTTCTGCACGCTCTAAATGATAAATCCTGGAAAAATATCAAAAAGTTGAAAGTTCTGGATTGGTGCGAAAAGAAGAAAAAAGAAGGTAAGATCAAATACATCGGCTTTTCTTTTCACGATGAATTCAAGGTTTTCAAGAAAATCGTGGAAGCCTGGGATAAGTGGGATTTCTGCCAGATAATGTACAATTATATGGATACGAAGTTCCAAGCTGGAGAAAAAGGAATAAAGCTGGCGGTAAAAAACGGTATCGATCTCATCGTGATGGAACCGATCCGAGGTGGCCAACTGGCCAAAGAACCACCCGCAGAGATCAAAAAACTATGGGATAAATTTCCAACCAAACGCTCTTACGCTGATGGTGCTTTGCAATGGATCTGGCATCACAAAGAAATTAATCTCGTCCTGAGCGGAATGACGGAAATGCAGCATGTGAAGGAAAATATAGAAAGTGCCGAAAATGCCAGAGCAGGAATGTTCAGCGGCAAAGAAATGGAACTTTTCAAAAAGATCAGAAGAACCTATCTCAAGCGTTCACCAATTCGCTGTACATCGTGTAAATACTGCGAACCATGCCCGCAGGGTGTTGGTATTTCATCAATTCTTGGTGCTTACATGATGTATCATATTTACGATGATCCAGATCGTCCTAAAATGATTTATAATTACTTTATCAAAGAAGAAAATCGAGCGGACAAATGTATTGCATGCGGTGAATGTGAACCCAAATGTCCACAGAAAGTTCCGATCATAAAATCATTAAAAAAAGCGCATGAGTTGTTGGCATAA
- a CDS encoding right-handed parallel beta-helix repeat-containing protein, which translates to MKRLIIYFLLSGAICLQALSLKEVYESAPANAGFDRYLELETGQIYTGGLLIGNIFNPITTELEGDEGADVKIVGNGAILDLQGEQICISYCDNILEIDNCIIINGNIRYRGINLSYNLIEPTGYVEYCTFYNTHDYGIRIFGAGDGIRIERNIFVDAIETGDDFTYLNGNPMEWLPTGANVAISIFYTTYGVPDLIDNWSFHNDTGINSDPLKHFVQLCEYG; encoded by the coding sequence ATGAAAAGATTAATTATTTATTTTTTATTGAGCGGAGCGATATGTTTACAAGCGCTTTCGCTCAAAGAAGTTTACGAATCAGCTCCGGCAAATGCCGGATTCGATAGATATCTGGAATTGGAAACCGGGCAGATCTACACTGGCGGTCTGCTGATCGGCAATATTTTCAATCCAATTACCACTGAGTTGGAAGGTGATGAAGGAGCTGATGTAAAGATCGTGGGAAATGGTGCAATTCTCGATCTGCAAGGTGAACAGATCTGTATTTCTTATTGCGACAATATTCTGGAAATTGATAATTGCATCATTATCAATGGCAACATCCGTTATCGTGGAATCAATCTGAGCTATAACTTGATTGAACCTACAGGTTACGTGGAATATTGTACTTTTTACAATACGCACGATTATGGGATTCGCATTTTTGGAGCTGGTGACGGCATTCGAATTGAGCGAAATATTTTTGTTGATGCCATCGAAACAGGTGATGATTTTACTTATCTCAACGGCAATCCTATGGAATGGCTGCCCACCGGTGCAAATGTAGCTATCAGTATTTTTTATACTACCTATGGAGTGCCCGATCTAATTGATAACTGGAGTTTTCATAATGATACTGGAATAAATTCAGATCCCTTAAAGCATTTTGTACAGTTGTGTGAATACGGCTGA